Proteins from a single region of Harpia harpyja isolate bHarHar1 chromosome 14, bHarHar1 primary haplotype, whole genome shotgun sequence:
- the ERN1 gene encoding serine/threonine-protein kinase/endoribonuclease IRE1 isoform X1: protein MEPLRRLLLLLLSVGALMVLLSPRPGNTSSVTVPETLLFVSTLDGSLHAVSKRTGAIKWTLKEDPVLQVPIHVEEPAFLPDPNDGSLYTLGGKNSEGLTKLPFTIPELVQASPCRSSDGILYMGKKQDIWYVIDLMTGEKQQTLTSSFAESLCPSTSLLYLGRTEYTITMYDTKKKELRWNATYFDYAATLPDEDIKYKMSHFVSNGDGLVVTVDSESGDVLWIQNYASPVVAFYIWQREGLRKVMHTNVGIETLRYLTFMSGEVGHITKWKYPFPKETETKSKLTPTLYVGKYSTSLYASPSMVHEGVTVVPRGSAIPLLEGPKTEGVTIEDNGECVITPSTDVKFSGRLKEKNKLHYWNDWLLIGHHETPLSAPTRILEKFPSNLPKRPENVIPADSDKATIEEVIDIVEGSSTAVPPAVPKDIEEKPTRPVPRPEAPVDSMLKDMATIILSTFLLVGWVAFIITYPMSVHQQQQRQHQLEEKIQLLQQQTLPFRAPSDLPPEADFLDTTYARTESSATSTPNMSPRASNHSVYSSISTSDVGSCLSTEQEEGDEDANRVMVGKISFNPKDVLGHGAEGTIVYRGTFDNRDVAVKRILPECFSFADREVQLLRESDEHPNVIRYFCTEKDRQFQYIAIELCAATLQEYVEQKAFSHHGLQPITLLQQTTSGLAYLHSLSIVHRDLKPHNILISMPNAHGKVKAMISDFGLCKKLAVGRHSFSRRSGVPGTEGWIAPEMLSEDCKENPTYTVDIFSAGCVFYYVVSEGSHPFGKSLQRQANILLGAYSLESLNAGSHEDIVARDLIEQMINMDPQKRPSASCVLKHPFFWSLEKQLQFFQDVSDRIEKESLDGPIVKQLERGGREVVKMDWREHITVPLQTDLRKFRSYKGGSVRDLLRAMRNKKHHYRELPPEVQETLGSIPDDFVCYFTARFPHLLLHTYNAMHICCQERLFQHYYNQDSAELSLAGDTV from the exons aatacCAGCTCAGTAACTGTTCCAGAAACACTGCTGTTTGTTTCAACCCTTGATGGAAGTTTGCATGCTGTCAGCAAGAGGACGGGAGCAATCAAGTGGACTTTAAAAGAAG ATCCTGTACTCCAGGTGCCAATACATGTGGAAGA GCCAGCATTTCTTCCAGACCCAAATGATGGCAGTTTGTATACACTTGGTGGCAAGAATAGTGAAGGCTTGACT aaacTTCCATTTACTATCCCAGAGCTGGTGCAGGCATCTCCCTGCCGCAGTTCAGATGGGATCCTGTACATGG GTAAAAAGCAGGATATTTGGTACGTGATTGACCTCATGACTGGGGAGAAACAGCAAACCTTGACCTCTTCATTTGCAGAAAGTCTTTGCCCGTCAACATCCCTCCTGTATCTTGGGAGAACAG AGTACACTATCACAATGTATGACACCAAGAAGAAGGAGCTGCGATGGAATGCCACCTATTTTGATTATGCAGCTACTCTGCCTGATGAAGACATAAAATACA AAATGTCCCACTTTGTGTCTAATGGAGATGGACTGGTGGTGACCGTAGACAGTGAGTCTGGGGACGTACTGTGGATTCAGAATTACGCTTCTCCTGTGGTAGCTTTTTACATCTGGCAACGTGAAGGATTACGGAAAGTTATGCATACTAACGTGGGGATAGAAACTCTGCGATACTTGACGTTCATGTCTGGGGAGGTTGGACACATTACCAAGTGGAAATATCCTTTCCCAAAGGAAACAGAGACCAAGAGCAAACTGAC accaaCTCTATATGTAGGGAAATACTCCACAAGTTTGTATGCATCACCATCAATGGTACATGAAGGAGTAACTGTTGTG CCCCGCGGCAGTGCCATACCCTTACTAGAGGGTCCAAAAACAGAAGGAGTCACAATTGAAGACAATGGCGAGTGTGTTATCACACCCAGTACGGATGTAAAGTTTTCAGgcagactgaaagaaaagaacaaactcCACTATTGGAACGACTGGCTTTTAATAG ggcACCATGAAACACCATTATCTGCCCCTACAAGGATCCTGGAGAAATTCCCAAGCAACTTACCTAAGAGGCCTGAAAATGTGATTCCGGCTGACTCTGATAAAGCCACTATTGAAGAG GTTATTGACATTGTTGAAGGTTCCTCAACAGCAGTGCCTCCTGCTGTTCCAAAGGATATTGAGGAGAAACCTACTCGGCCTGTCCCTCGGCCAGAGGCTCCTGTGGACTCCATGTTGAAAGACATGGCCACGATCATTCTCAGCACTTTCCTGCTTGTGGGCTGGGTGGCTTTTATCATCACTTATCCAATG AGTGTCCATCAGCAGCAACAGAGGCAGCATCAGCTGGAAGAGAAGATACAGCTCTTGCAGCAACAGACGCTGCCCTTTCGTGCTCCCAGTGATCTACCCCCAGAAGCAGATTTCTTGGACACCACCTATGCACGGACAGAGAGCTCAGCTACCAGCACACCAAATATGTCCCCCAGAGCCTCAAACCATTCTGTGTATTCCAGCATCTCCACATCTGATGTTGGGAGCTGCCTCTCCACTGAGCAAGAAGAAGGAG ATGAAGATGCAAACAGAGTGATGGTTGGCAAGATTTCATTCAACCCAAAAGATGTACTGGGACATGGAGCTGAAGGGACAATTGTTTACAG GGGGACATTTGATAACCGTGATGTTGCAGTTAAAAGAATTCTTCCCGAGTGCTTCAGCTTTGCAGACCGTGAAGTACAGTTGCTGCGAGAGTCAGATGAGCATCCTAATGTGATCCGCTATTTCTGCACAGAGAAGGACCGACAGTTTCAGTACATAGCCATCGAGTTGTGTGCTGCCACTTTACAGGAG TATGTTGAGCAGAAGGCCTTCAGTCACCATGGCTTACAACCCATCACTCTCCTGCAACAGACAACATCTGGTCTTGCCTACCTGCACTCCCTTAGTATTG TCCACAGGGACCTGAAGCCCCATAACATCCTCATCTCGATGCCCAACGCCCATGGGAAAGTCAAAGCTATGATTTCAGACTTTGGCCTGTGCAAGAAGCTGGCAGTGGGCAGGCACAGCTTTAGCCGTCGGTCAGGCGTGCCAGGCACTGAAGGGTGGATTGCCCCAGAGATGCTGAGTGAAGATTGCAAAGAGAATCCC ACATATACCGTGGACATCTTTTCAGCTGGCTGTGTCTTTTATTATGTGGTATCTGAAGGCAGCCATCCCTTTGGCAAATCTCTACAGCGGCAAGCCAACATTCTGCTGGGTGCATACAGCCTGGAGTCTTTAAATGCAGGGAGTCATG AAGACATAGTTGCTCGTGATCTAATAGAGCAAATGATAAACATGGACCCTCAGAAACGTCCGTCTGCCAGCTGTGTGCTAAAACACCCATTCTTTTGGAGTTTAGAAAAACAGCTCCAGTTTTTTCAG GATGTCAGTGACCGGATAGAGAAAGAATCTTTAGATGGTCCGATAGTCAAGCAAttagaaagaggaggaagagaggtgGTGAAAATGGACTGGAGAGAGCACATCACTGTCCCTCTTCAGACAG ATCTTCGAAAATTCAGATCCTATAAAGGAGGCTCAGTACGGGATCTTCTAAGGGCCATGCGAAATAAG aaGCACCATTACAGAGAACTGCCTCCCGAAGTGCAGGAGACCCTGGGCTCCATCCCAGATGATTTTGTATGTTACTTTACAGCTCGTTTCCCTCACCTGCTCCTACATACCTACAATGCTATGCATATCTGCTGCCAAGAAAGACTGTTCCAGCATTACTATAATCAGGACTCTGCAGAGCTGAGCCTTGCAGGAGACACTGTTTGA
- the ERN1 gene encoding serine/threonine-protein kinase/endoribonuclease IRE1 isoform X2, translated as MLCEEYTDSNTSSVTVPETLLFVSTLDGSLHAVSKRTGAIKWTLKEDPVLQVPIHVEEPAFLPDPNDGSLYTLGGKNSEGLTKLPFTIPELVQASPCRSSDGILYMGKKQDIWYVIDLMTGEKQQTLTSSFAESLCPSTSLLYLGRTEYTITMYDTKKKELRWNATYFDYAATLPDEDIKYKMSHFVSNGDGLVVTVDSESGDVLWIQNYASPVVAFYIWQREGLRKVMHTNVGIETLRYLTFMSGEVGHITKWKYPFPKETETKSKLTPTLYVGKYSTSLYASPSMVHEGVTVVPRGSAIPLLEGPKTEGVTIEDNGECVITPSTDVKFSGRLKEKNKLHYWNDWLLIGHHETPLSAPTRILEKFPSNLPKRPENVIPADSDKATIEEVIDIVEGSSTAVPPAVPKDIEEKPTRPVPRPEAPVDSMLKDMATIILSTFLLVGWVAFIITYPMSVHQQQQRQHQLEEKIQLLQQQTLPFRAPSDLPPEADFLDTTYARTESSATSTPNMSPRASNHSVYSSISTSDVGSCLSTEQEEGDEDANRVMVGKISFNPKDVLGHGAEGTIVYRGTFDNRDVAVKRILPECFSFADREVQLLRESDEHPNVIRYFCTEKDRQFQYIAIELCAATLQEYVEQKAFSHHGLQPITLLQQTTSGLAYLHSLSIVHRDLKPHNILISMPNAHGKVKAMISDFGLCKKLAVGRHSFSRRSGVPGTEGWIAPEMLSEDCKENPTYTVDIFSAGCVFYYVVSEGSHPFGKSLQRQANILLGAYSLESLNAGSHEDIVARDLIEQMINMDPQKRPSASCVLKHPFFWSLEKQLQFFQDVSDRIEKESLDGPIVKQLERGGREVVKMDWREHITVPLQTDLRKFRSYKGGSVRDLLRAMRNKKHHYRELPPEVQETLGSIPDDFVCYFTARFPHLLLHTYNAMHICCQERLFQHYYNQDSAELSLAGDTV; from the exons ATGCTTTGTGAAGAATATACTGATTCT aatacCAGCTCAGTAACTGTTCCAGAAACACTGCTGTTTGTTTCAACCCTTGATGGAAGTTTGCATGCTGTCAGCAAGAGGACGGGAGCAATCAAGTGGACTTTAAAAGAAG ATCCTGTACTCCAGGTGCCAATACATGTGGAAGA GCCAGCATTTCTTCCAGACCCAAATGATGGCAGTTTGTATACACTTGGTGGCAAGAATAGTGAAGGCTTGACT aaacTTCCATTTACTATCCCAGAGCTGGTGCAGGCATCTCCCTGCCGCAGTTCAGATGGGATCCTGTACATGG GTAAAAAGCAGGATATTTGGTACGTGATTGACCTCATGACTGGGGAGAAACAGCAAACCTTGACCTCTTCATTTGCAGAAAGTCTTTGCCCGTCAACATCCCTCCTGTATCTTGGGAGAACAG AGTACACTATCACAATGTATGACACCAAGAAGAAGGAGCTGCGATGGAATGCCACCTATTTTGATTATGCAGCTACTCTGCCTGATGAAGACATAAAATACA AAATGTCCCACTTTGTGTCTAATGGAGATGGACTGGTGGTGACCGTAGACAGTGAGTCTGGGGACGTACTGTGGATTCAGAATTACGCTTCTCCTGTGGTAGCTTTTTACATCTGGCAACGTGAAGGATTACGGAAAGTTATGCATACTAACGTGGGGATAGAAACTCTGCGATACTTGACGTTCATGTCTGGGGAGGTTGGACACATTACCAAGTGGAAATATCCTTTCCCAAAGGAAACAGAGACCAAGAGCAAACTGAC accaaCTCTATATGTAGGGAAATACTCCACAAGTTTGTATGCATCACCATCAATGGTACATGAAGGAGTAACTGTTGTG CCCCGCGGCAGTGCCATACCCTTACTAGAGGGTCCAAAAACAGAAGGAGTCACAATTGAAGACAATGGCGAGTGTGTTATCACACCCAGTACGGATGTAAAGTTTTCAGgcagactgaaagaaaagaacaaactcCACTATTGGAACGACTGGCTTTTAATAG ggcACCATGAAACACCATTATCTGCCCCTACAAGGATCCTGGAGAAATTCCCAAGCAACTTACCTAAGAGGCCTGAAAATGTGATTCCGGCTGACTCTGATAAAGCCACTATTGAAGAG GTTATTGACATTGTTGAAGGTTCCTCAACAGCAGTGCCTCCTGCTGTTCCAAAGGATATTGAGGAGAAACCTACTCGGCCTGTCCCTCGGCCAGAGGCTCCTGTGGACTCCATGTTGAAAGACATGGCCACGATCATTCTCAGCACTTTCCTGCTTGTGGGCTGGGTGGCTTTTATCATCACTTATCCAATG AGTGTCCATCAGCAGCAACAGAGGCAGCATCAGCTGGAAGAGAAGATACAGCTCTTGCAGCAACAGACGCTGCCCTTTCGTGCTCCCAGTGATCTACCCCCAGAAGCAGATTTCTTGGACACCACCTATGCACGGACAGAGAGCTCAGCTACCAGCACACCAAATATGTCCCCCAGAGCCTCAAACCATTCTGTGTATTCCAGCATCTCCACATCTGATGTTGGGAGCTGCCTCTCCACTGAGCAAGAAGAAGGAG ATGAAGATGCAAACAGAGTGATGGTTGGCAAGATTTCATTCAACCCAAAAGATGTACTGGGACATGGAGCTGAAGGGACAATTGTTTACAG GGGGACATTTGATAACCGTGATGTTGCAGTTAAAAGAATTCTTCCCGAGTGCTTCAGCTTTGCAGACCGTGAAGTACAGTTGCTGCGAGAGTCAGATGAGCATCCTAATGTGATCCGCTATTTCTGCACAGAGAAGGACCGACAGTTTCAGTACATAGCCATCGAGTTGTGTGCTGCCACTTTACAGGAG TATGTTGAGCAGAAGGCCTTCAGTCACCATGGCTTACAACCCATCACTCTCCTGCAACAGACAACATCTGGTCTTGCCTACCTGCACTCCCTTAGTATTG TCCACAGGGACCTGAAGCCCCATAACATCCTCATCTCGATGCCCAACGCCCATGGGAAAGTCAAAGCTATGATTTCAGACTTTGGCCTGTGCAAGAAGCTGGCAGTGGGCAGGCACAGCTTTAGCCGTCGGTCAGGCGTGCCAGGCACTGAAGGGTGGATTGCCCCAGAGATGCTGAGTGAAGATTGCAAAGAGAATCCC ACATATACCGTGGACATCTTTTCAGCTGGCTGTGTCTTTTATTATGTGGTATCTGAAGGCAGCCATCCCTTTGGCAAATCTCTACAGCGGCAAGCCAACATTCTGCTGGGTGCATACAGCCTGGAGTCTTTAAATGCAGGGAGTCATG AAGACATAGTTGCTCGTGATCTAATAGAGCAAATGATAAACATGGACCCTCAGAAACGTCCGTCTGCCAGCTGTGTGCTAAAACACCCATTCTTTTGGAGTTTAGAAAAACAGCTCCAGTTTTTTCAG GATGTCAGTGACCGGATAGAGAAAGAATCTTTAGATGGTCCGATAGTCAAGCAAttagaaagaggaggaagagaggtgGTGAAAATGGACTGGAGAGAGCACATCACTGTCCCTCTTCAGACAG ATCTTCGAAAATTCAGATCCTATAAAGGAGGCTCAGTACGGGATCTTCTAAGGGCCATGCGAAATAAG aaGCACCATTACAGAGAACTGCCTCCCGAAGTGCAGGAGACCCTGGGCTCCATCCCAGATGATTTTGTATGTTACTTTACAGCTCGTTTCCCTCACCTGCTCCTACATACCTACAATGCTATGCATATCTGCTGCCAAGAAAGACTGTTCCAGCATTACTATAATCAGGACTCTGCAGAGCTGAGCCTTGCAGGAGACACTGTTTGA
- the ERN1 gene encoding serine/threonine-protein kinase/endoribonuclease IRE1 isoform X3, which yields MYDTKKKELRWNATYFDYAATLPDEDIKYKMSHFVSNGDGLVVTVDSESGDVLWIQNYASPVVAFYIWQREGLRKVMHTNVGIETLRYLTFMSGEVGHITKWKYPFPKETETKSKLTPTLYVGKYSTSLYASPSMVHEGVTVVPRGSAIPLLEGPKTEGVTIEDNGECVITPSTDVKFSGRLKEKNKLHYWNDWLLIGHHETPLSAPTRILEKFPSNLPKRPENVIPADSDKATIEEVIDIVEGSSTAVPPAVPKDIEEKPTRPVPRPEAPVDSMLKDMATIILSTFLLVGWVAFIITYPMSVHQQQQRQHQLEEKIQLLQQQTLPFRAPSDLPPEADFLDTTYARTESSATSTPNMSPRASNHSVYSSISTSDVGSCLSTEQEEGDEDANRVMVGKISFNPKDVLGHGAEGTIVYRGTFDNRDVAVKRILPECFSFADREVQLLRESDEHPNVIRYFCTEKDRQFQYIAIELCAATLQEYVEQKAFSHHGLQPITLLQQTTSGLAYLHSLSIVHRDLKPHNILISMPNAHGKVKAMISDFGLCKKLAVGRHSFSRRSGVPGTEGWIAPEMLSEDCKENPTYTVDIFSAGCVFYYVVSEGSHPFGKSLQRQANILLGAYSLESLNAGSHEDIVARDLIEQMINMDPQKRPSASCVLKHPFFWSLEKQLQFFQDVSDRIEKESLDGPIVKQLERGGREVVKMDWREHITVPLQTDLRKFRSYKGGSVRDLLRAMRNKKHHYRELPPEVQETLGSIPDDFVCYFTARFPHLLLHTYNAMHICCQERLFQHYYNQDSAELSLAGDTV from the exons ATGTATGACACCAAGAAGAAGGAGCTGCGATGGAATGCCACCTATTTTGATTATGCAGCTACTCTGCCTGATGAAGACATAAAATACA AAATGTCCCACTTTGTGTCTAATGGAGATGGACTGGTGGTGACCGTAGACAGTGAGTCTGGGGACGTACTGTGGATTCAGAATTACGCTTCTCCTGTGGTAGCTTTTTACATCTGGCAACGTGAAGGATTACGGAAAGTTATGCATACTAACGTGGGGATAGAAACTCTGCGATACTTGACGTTCATGTCTGGGGAGGTTGGACACATTACCAAGTGGAAATATCCTTTCCCAAAGGAAACAGAGACCAAGAGCAAACTGAC accaaCTCTATATGTAGGGAAATACTCCACAAGTTTGTATGCATCACCATCAATGGTACATGAAGGAGTAACTGTTGTG CCCCGCGGCAGTGCCATACCCTTACTAGAGGGTCCAAAAACAGAAGGAGTCACAATTGAAGACAATGGCGAGTGTGTTATCACACCCAGTACGGATGTAAAGTTTTCAGgcagactgaaagaaaagaacaaactcCACTATTGGAACGACTGGCTTTTAATAG ggcACCATGAAACACCATTATCTGCCCCTACAAGGATCCTGGAGAAATTCCCAAGCAACTTACCTAAGAGGCCTGAAAATGTGATTCCGGCTGACTCTGATAAAGCCACTATTGAAGAG GTTATTGACATTGTTGAAGGTTCCTCAACAGCAGTGCCTCCTGCTGTTCCAAAGGATATTGAGGAGAAACCTACTCGGCCTGTCCCTCGGCCAGAGGCTCCTGTGGACTCCATGTTGAAAGACATGGCCACGATCATTCTCAGCACTTTCCTGCTTGTGGGCTGGGTGGCTTTTATCATCACTTATCCAATG AGTGTCCATCAGCAGCAACAGAGGCAGCATCAGCTGGAAGAGAAGATACAGCTCTTGCAGCAACAGACGCTGCCCTTTCGTGCTCCCAGTGATCTACCCCCAGAAGCAGATTTCTTGGACACCACCTATGCACGGACAGAGAGCTCAGCTACCAGCACACCAAATATGTCCCCCAGAGCCTCAAACCATTCTGTGTATTCCAGCATCTCCACATCTGATGTTGGGAGCTGCCTCTCCACTGAGCAAGAAGAAGGAG ATGAAGATGCAAACAGAGTGATGGTTGGCAAGATTTCATTCAACCCAAAAGATGTACTGGGACATGGAGCTGAAGGGACAATTGTTTACAG GGGGACATTTGATAACCGTGATGTTGCAGTTAAAAGAATTCTTCCCGAGTGCTTCAGCTTTGCAGACCGTGAAGTACAGTTGCTGCGAGAGTCAGATGAGCATCCTAATGTGATCCGCTATTTCTGCACAGAGAAGGACCGACAGTTTCAGTACATAGCCATCGAGTTGTGTGCTGCCACTTTACAGGAG TATGTTGAGCAGAAGGCCTTCAGTCACCATGGCTTACAACCCATCACTCTCCTGCAACAGACAACATCTGGTCTTGCCTACCTGCACTCCCTTAGTATTG TCCACAGGGACCTGAAGCCCCATAACATCCTCATCTCGATGCCCAACGCCCATGGGAAAGTCAAAGCTATGATTTCAGACTTTGGCCTGTGCAAGAAGCTGGCAGTGGGCAGGCACAGCTTTAGCCGTCGGTCAGGCGTGCCAGGCACTGAAGGGTGGATTGCCCCAGAGATGCTGAGTGAAGATTGCAAAGAGAATCCC ACATATACCGTGGACATCTTTTCAGCTGGCTGTGTCTTTTATTATGTGGTATCTGAAGGCAGCCATCCCTTTGGCAAATCTCTACAGCGGCAAGCCAACATTCTGCTGGGTGCATACAGCCTGGAGTCTTTAAATGCAGGGAGTCATG AAGACATAGTTGCTCGTGATCTAATAGAGCAAATGATAAACATGGACCCTCAGAAACGTCCGTCTGCCAGCTGTGTGCTAAAACACCCATTCTTTTGGAGTTTAGAAAAACAGCTCCAGTTTTTTCAG GATGTCAGTGACCGGATAGAGAAAGAATCTTTAGATGGTCCGATAGTCAAGCAAttagaaagaggaggaagagaggtgGTGAAAATGGACTGGAGAGAGCACATCACTGTCCCTCTTCAGACAG ATCTTCGAAAATTCAGATCCTATAAAGGAGGCTCAGTACGGGATCTTCTAAGGGCCATGCGAAATAAG aaGCACCATTACAGAGAACTGCCTCCCGAAGTGCAGGAGACCCTGGGCTCCATCCCAGATGATTTTGTATGTTACTTTACAGCTCGTTTCCCTCACCTGCTCCTACATACCTACAATGCTATGCATATCTGCTGCCAAGAAAGACTGTTCCAGCATTACTATAATCAGGACTCTGCAGAGCTGAGCCTTGCAGGAGACACTGTTTGA